In one window of bacterium DNA:
- a CDS encoding HAD family hydrolase — protein MLLKNKQDFIDCTTSAVLFDLDGVLVDSYQYWFKLFNQTLWHFGHPRINRAVFKKHWGQSTGDDVRIFMPERTLEEVKEYFTRNLTKYMKHMKANPRAARVLRGLKQKGFLLGCVTNSHRQITVLELRATKLKKFFDAIVTADDVKKPKPAPDMLIWACRELGVPVKRAVFVGDTRTDLAAGKKAGCKVIGYRIKSRVLINDLEELLQNSPPIPLLQRGKRDCVR, from the coding sequence ATGCTTTTAAAAAATAAGCAGGATTTTATTGATTGTACAACAAGTGCCGTTCTTTTTGATTTGGACGGCGTTCTCGTTGACAGTTATCAATACTGGTTCAAGCTATTCAACCAGACATTGTGGCATTTCGGGCATCCCCGGATCAACCGCGCCGTGTTCAAAAAGCACTGGGGCCAGTCAACCGGGGACGATGTCAGGATCTTCATGCCCGAGCGGACGCTCGAAGAGGTCAAAGAATATTTTACCCGGAATCTGACAAAATACATGAAACACATGAAAGCGAACCCGCGCGCCGCGCGGGTTTTGCGCGGGTTAAAACAAAAGGGATTTTTATTGGGCTGCGTGACAAATTCACACCGGCAGATCACTGTCCTGGAACTGAGAGCTACAAAATTGAAAAAGTTCTTTGACGCGATCGTGACCGCGGATGACGTTAAGAAGCCCAAGCCGGCGCCGGACATGCTGATCTGGGCATGCCGGGAATTGGGCGTACCGGTCAAACGCGCGGTCTTTGTCGGCGATACCAGGACCGATCTGGCTGCCGGCAAAAAGGCCGGATGCAAGGTGATCGGATACAGGATAAAAAGCCGCGTGTTGATAAATGACCTCGAAGAATTATTACAAAATTCCCCTCCAATCCCCCTTTTGCAAAGGGGGAAACGCGATTGTGTTCGCTAA